The proteins below are encoded in one region of Triticum aestivum cultivar Chinese Spring chromosome 1B, IWGSC CS RefSeq v2.1, whole genome shotgun sequence:
- the LOC123087978 gene encoding uncharacterized protein, whose product MDFGDFASTPNSSLASGSQPSNPFAASSVNPAAPTATDIQLINIRNHVTVILDFDESNFCIWQTFFNLTFRKLGLLDHIDGSVDALMALGDVEWTQIDQCIVSWLYTTVSEDILEIIIRPSDTAANGWTVITDLFHDNRLQRSCFAKRDFLNLVQGDLSVTAFASRLKCLSDTLRDVGTPVTDQDMLTTFINGLNGEFGHCIAALTINPAGLTFARARGALLQEERCLARHAQHIQATALVANRFSGPPTPAPPAAPAPRPTAPAPPAAVSGSRGRGKGRKKQQQQQGHGAPTGAPGAPAARDSAALFWPVGSYPLSGMFQAWPPNWRAPGAGLLGPRPGVSTPQAYAAHIGQPGLGAPAVYNGYAPAPQQHQPPAWDQTQLHAALNNLSLQQGGAGGGGSNWFFDTGATAHMASDPGSSYPRGDSPM is encoded by the exons ATGGATTTCGGCGACTTCGCCTCTACTCCCAACTCCTCCCTCGCATCCGGGTCCCAACCCTCCAACCCCTTTGCCGCTAGCTCTGTCAATCCTGCTGCTCCTACTGCCACCGACATCCAACTCATCAACATACGCAACCACGTCACCGTCATCCTCGACTTCGACGAGTCCAACTTTTGCATCTGGCAAACCTTCTTCAACCTCACTTTCCGCAAGCTCGGTCTTCTCGATCACATTGATGGTTCCGTTGACGCTCTTATGGCGCTGGGCGACGTCGAGTGGACCCAGATCGATCAATGTATCGTCTCCTGGCTATACACCACTGTCTCCGAAGATATCCTCGAGATCATCATCCGGCCCTCCGACACCGCCGCCAACGGTTGGACCGTCATCACCGACCTCTTCCACGACAACCGTCTTCAACGCTCCTGCTTCGCCAAGCGAGACTTCCTCAACCTCGTCCAAGGAGATCTCTCGGTGACCGCCTTCGCCAGCCGTCTCAAGTGTCTCTCCGACACACTTCGCGACGTGGGCACTCCGGTCACCGACCAGGACATGCTCACCACGTTCATCAACGGGCTGAACGGCGAGTTCGGCCACTGCATCGCCGCCCTCACCATCAACCCTGCTGGACTGACTTTCGCCCGTGCTCGTGGCGCTCTTTTGCAGGAGGAACGGTGCCTCGCCCGCCATGCACAGCATATCCAGGCGACCGCCCTTGTCGCCAACCGCTTCTCCGGCCCCCCCACGCCTGCACCGCCGGCTGCCCCGGCGCCTCGCCCAACCGCGCCTGCTCCACCTGCTGCTGTCTCGGGTAGTCGCGGCCGTGGCAAGGGCCGCAagaaacagcagcaacagcaaggcCATGGTGCCCCTACCGGCGCCCCTGGCGCTCCTGCAGCGCGGGACTCGGCCGCGCTGTTTTGGCCCGTCGGCAGCTATCCGCTGTCCGGCATGTTTCAGGCGTGGCCACCGAACTGGCGTGCTCCAGGCGCCGGTCTTCTTGGCCCACGCCCTGGCGTCTCCACGCCCCAGGCGTACGCTGCCCATATAGGACAGCCGGGCCTTGGTGCTCCAGCGGTCTACAATGGCTATGCTCCAGCGCCTCAGCAGCATCAACCCCCTGCATGGGATCAAACGCAGCTCCACGCCGCCCTCAACAACCTCTCCTTGCAGCAgggcggtgccggcggcggcggctccaactGGTTCTTTGACACAGGCGCGACTGCCCACATGGCCAGCGATCCCG GATCGTCGTACCCGCGCGGTGATTCTCCGATGTAA